The Oncorhynchus nerka isolate Pitt River linkage group LG12, Oner_Uvic_2.0, whole genome shotgun sequence genome contains the following window.
acattcaAGTCAATTTAACTGGGCTTGACATAGCCATGGGTATCCAAATCACTTCCTTCACTTCCTTATTGACATGCAGCACATCATCAGGGTGTCAAGTAAAACCCAAGGAGACATGAATAATAGTTGAGAGGATTCTATCAATGATTGATGTAGACTAGAGGCCAGATATGATCCCTGCTAAGCTGGGCCTGATCACTAACCTTCTTCCTGACAACCTTTTATACTGAGCCACACCACAAATAGGCTTAATCAGACAGGAAGCTGGCCACTTAAACATGAGCTCTTTTGTCATTGGACAAGATGTACTGTTCTTTTCAAACGGATAAACCAACCATGACAAATAATAGACAACAACTACCAAACGATCTACACACAACTCTTCACCCCTACTGTACTTTATGAAGCTCATACTATTGCAGCCATGTGTATCTGTTTGCAGAGAGGTTCCCTACATTTTTCTGATGCTATTGGCTGGTCAATGGAAAACAGAGATTCTAATGCCATTAGAGAGATTACTTTCTCAGGGAAGATGATAATAGTGTTTCGTAATATGGTTGTGTACCACTGAGGAGGGTGGCAGAGCCCGGGCTGATGGAGCTGACTCTTGTACTGTAGGCGTCTGGGACCTTGTCCATCACTTTCTTGTTGCCTGCCTCAAGCAAAAGAATCTTCTTCCCCTCCAAGTTTGGATCCAAGCCTGTCAACAATAACGAGGATGCATGAAATTGATTTATGCTCCGTCCAAAATGATAAACAGACAGATTAAAAGTTGTGGTGGGAGTAGCATTGATATAGCCTACATTTTGGCATCACTAGTGGTGCCATGAGAACAAGAAATTAAAGTTCCTCTGCATGTTTGTCTTAATTATACCTTACTTGTTTAGTAACACAGAACTAAGGCAAATGCTGTATGGTGTAAATCAGCAGCAAAGCCACAACTGCAACTTAGTTGTGAGGATGAAGTCTGAGAATTTGCATCCAGCAGCGGAATGACGGCTCCTCCTCCTTTAGATGGGGGGCAAATAGGGGCAGTTTGACTGGGCAGCATCAGGAGATCACCTCGACTCACCTAAAGAACAAGCCATAGCGGTCCCAACCATCCCTCCTCCAGATATAATGACATCATAGAGCTCATTTTCATGTTCCCTGTGTTCTGCTGTGCACGTGAGTCCTCTGCAAATGATTCTTGTTTCTGAAAAACGGTTCAGAGCAACACACCGCCGCCCGATTCCATTGAAAGACAGTGCCGTTTTAGTAAGACTATGCATCTTTAAAACAACGTAACGACGTGGTACTCGTCTAACCCTTAAAAGAACTCCAACTATATTGTTTAGAATCAGAACGAAATGTTTCCCCTTGAATATGTCCTACTAATCGCAGCTGTGTCCATTCTATAATGCAGCCATGTTGTATATTTTGACATACGTAAGAGGCAAGAACTTCCTGTAGTGCTCAACCAATCAGAAAAAGGAACCGCACTAGTTTCACTTCACAAGTTGTCCGCACTTTGGTGCTATTGATATTTAAACATAATTCCGTTTTATTCAGGAGGACAATGTAGAAGGAATAGTTAAGGCGCTTCTTGAATAAAAAAATGTGTTACAAATGTGTCAACATGAAGTGCCCAATCGAGATGACTGAGGTATAGATCAAGATACAGCAAGCGTTTACTTCAGCCAATCAAACATTAGAATGTTCCAGGGGGTGGAGTCAAATATCTTAGCTTTGACAACAAGTAGCGAAACATCATCCAGTGATTCGAAGTTATTACTTTGTAACAGTCAATATATGATGTCGATACATGACAGTCTTTGTTGTGAAGCAGAGAAGCAAGAAGAGATGGACAACAATGGacaataattattataataataatccaCTGGAATAAGTATGCTGTAGTTCTAAAGTGCACCAGCATCAGGTTATATTTTCTATTTGACAATATTCCAAAATTGTAATCTCAATATGTATTGTAGTTATGCATTGTGTAACAATACACATTTTCTGCCCTAAAACAGTTTAGCATGTAGCCTACTATATTAACGTAGACATATAATATGACTTCTCTGGCAATGTTTTGGAGAAGCAGTTTGGTTGCTAGGGCAACCCTTGCGTAGGCTCACATCATGTGCTACTGGAGTTTTGCATAACTTTTCATGATATTAATTATCATTAATTGGTCAAATGTGGGACACAGTTCTGTGTAAATTAAAATGTCTGATCTAAACAAGGGTTTATCTCATTGTGGGAGGTGTTTTTGGAAGAGGTGTTTTTGGAATATAAAAATGTCTTCCCTTTTTCCTTCTTTCCATAGCTGTTTGGTGAATGTTGGGTTCAGGAGGACACACTGCTGCTAGGATGCAAGAGCAGAGGAACATGGCTGACCTGCAGGCTTTCCTGGAGGATggcctgagttcagagctactgCTCCAGCACCAACTGCAGGAGATGAAGGAGGCCCACACGCAGCAGctgcaggagacagagaggagacagagagagggcctTGAGAAAAGGATCCAGCAGAACTCTATGCTGTCAGCAGGCTTTGACAGGAAGTCTAGTGCTGACAGACAATTGGACGAGTTTTTCAGCTCTCAGGCCAGGTATGTCAAGTCACCCAATGATGCAAATAAGTTATCACAATATATTTGTTTTGTAAGTCTCAAATATCCTATTGGTCTATGTTAAATAAAACAATCTCAAATGTAGGGGACCGAGGAAATCCAGTTCCATGTCTGAACTGATGTCAGGTAGGAGGTCTACCTCGAGGAAATCCCCACAGCTCAGACAGTCAGGGAGGTTTTTCACATCCTCTGCAGCCTGGGCTTCTGCCACAACTGTTTCACACAGAGGACCACAACATCTTCAGCACCAAGGTCCAACAGAAACAGAGCAGCTCCAACTAAgcaaagaggagaaagaggaggcggAATGTCAGAGGAAGTTTCGTGCTGTTCCTGTGCCTGGCCATGTGTTTTTGCCCCTCTATGATGAGATGACGCAGGTGCggcagaaagagaggaaggaaggccATGAACAGAGGAGGGACTTCCTGCTCTCCATGCAGAAGCCCTTCAGcttcctggagagagatgagaagaagagagagaagctgATGCAAATGATAAGCACGGTGGCACAGTCTCAAAAAGCCACCAATGTCAGGAAACCAGTACCGAAAGCAATCAAAGACCATGCGGTCTCTGAGCATTTAAAAGGTGTGTTGCCTAAATAATATATCTCCAAAGATCTTGCTTAGGTGCAGTAAATTGTATTATAAAAGTATTATAATCCTCCCTAaatcttttttttcttcattaaatTCTGTATGCTCTGTAGAGGAGGAGCTACGCAGGAAGGTACGCATTCAGCTGAGGGCCCAGGAGACTTTGAGGAAGTCCACAGCACCTATAGAGAACCAAACTCATACTGAGAATCCGGAGACTCGCACCGCCCAACGGACTAAGAAGGAGGTTCTGGCCTTCCTGGATCAGAAGCCTACCTTCCAGCCAAAGACCAACTCCCAGGTCCCTGATTTTGACAGGCTGCACAAGGCCTTTCAGAGGGAATCACTGAAGAGGGCAGAGAGGAAAAATGTTACCAAGTGTCAGCCCTTCCACCTGCGGACGTCAACTCTGCCTTCAAGACCAAGCAGAAGCAGCTCTGAAAAAGAACAGGTGAGCTTACTGTAGAACTCTGCAAATAGAACTTGAAATGAAATTTATCTTTGTATCTTTGGAAATGTTTTGTTTCCTTGTGTTATTTTTGTCCTCAGGAACCCATAGTCAGTGCCGTTTTGAAGAGAAGCAATTCCTTTGGAGGCTTAACATCACTGTCCACAGATACGCTTCCCACCTACATCACAGATGCAGCAAGGAAACGCTGTATGGCCATTAGGTAAAGGGGAACTGTGAACTTCATTATCAGGTGTGTCTGTCTCAATAAGTAAAGACACAGGACATAGTCATActcatctctgtcctgtcctctccctggtccaTCAGAAAGTATGTGGAGCAGAAAGAGAGCAAGGAGCAGGAGAGTGCAGAGTGGATGCGGAGACATAGGAAGAGGTCTCAGGCCATGAAGAAGACAGTGGCTGTCCGCGCCAAGGTCATGGACCCTCATAGCAGCCTGAAAGAGGTGTATCATGAGAAGCTGAAACAGCACCGGTGAGTACTGGGAAATTCCTCAGATGAAAACAGAAAAGAACAGACTGATTAAAGAGTTGTTGATCTGTACTTAATGTCGAATTAATGTTTATGTGGCTCTGTACATGTAGGGAGGCCGACCAACAAAGGACGAGAGAGTATAAGAAGGAGCTACAGGATATAAAGGCCAGAGTAACTGTCCGTCCTTACCTGTTTGAACAGGTGTCCCAGGTAAACTATGGGCTTGCATTGACCTGGAAACTCATTTTCTGGAATTGCAAACACTTGAGAAGAGCCTTTAAGCGGTCAACTGTTGTATTATTTACTGTTGTGCACCTTGTCTATTCCCTGGCCTTTGATGGAATTGCTCTAGAAAAACGCCAAGGCTGACGCGGAGCGTATATACAGAGACAAGCTGAGGGAAGCTGGTTTGAATGAGCAGTTTGTCAAAACAAAGGGAGAAGAGTTTGGAACGGCACCCGTCTTCATATTGGATAACAACGACGATGTTGATGACCAAAGTGTTGAGAGTGACATGGAGAAAAGGTACCTACAATGACAACAAGTTTGTGTCGCAGTGTCTTCCAACTAACAATTCGTTTTAGTCATACAATATCTAATGCCAATAGGAATACCACTGCAGCTGGAAATCCACAGACGCCATGTGTTATAGTTCTATATACACTGTTGCATTACATAATACTGTGAGACTGTTGTAAAGTATTTAGTGAAGAGAAGACAAATACTGCAGTCAAGCAAAACTTTGATGCAGTTACAATATAGACATTCTAACCGACATGTCTGATTTAGGGATGGAAACGTAGACGTCGGGGAGGAAATtgaagaggtagaggaagagagcgTGAAAACCAGAGTGGAATAAATGCATTGATGAAGAAGGTAGACCCCACCCCGCATGTCATAGAACTCCATATACAGTAGCTATTCTGCTTCAAAGAGAACTATGTTCTAAAATAATTGtagtgtagtttaactatgttGACCCAGTCTTGGACTGTCTGACATGTTTTGTCATGATTTATGATATTTCTAAAATGGGGATATCTGACCCTGGAGCTGTTAAATTTATATTAAATGGAGCAAATGTgagaaaataaataaaggttTATGGAACTGTATATGTTTATAAGTAATTTAGAATGTTATATGTTGACATTTTGCATGGCATATTAAATGTTTGGCCGCATAATATTTCAACCTTATTAAAACTGAATATCAAAGGCTTATTTGGTTTTATGAAATTCATTTAACATGGCATTATAGCGGAGAACTACTTGGTAACCAGAAAAAAAGTGTTTGAAAAACAAAAATAGGCCTACAATGTTACGGATTCTGACCCGTCCTGGTGTAGTTAGTATATCATACCTCACTGAGAAATCAGAGGGCTGACAGTGGTCCCAATGACATTGCAGTACAGTAGTACATATTCAATCTGTCATGCAGTCTAGTTGTATTCGTCAAACTCCGTTTGAGAAAGCCCATAAATAATTTGTCAATGGACAGGTCCAACAGTGGTtggcgaaagtattcacccacctggcatttttcctatttcgtTGCCTTTcatcctggaattaaaatatatatatttttttgtgtgtgtggggggggggttgtatcatttgaattacacaacatgcctaccactttgaagatacaaAATCTTTTTTATTGTGACACAAACGATAAATAAGacaaactgaaaacttgagtgtgcataactattcacccaccccaccccccaaagtcaatactttgtgagCCACCTTTTtcagaaattacagctgcaagtctcttggggtatgtctctatacgcttggcacatctagccactgggatttttgcccattcttcaaggcaaaactgctccagctctttcaagttggatgggttccgctggtgtagagCAATCTTTAAgttataccacagattctcaattggattgaggtctgggctttgactaggccattccaaaacatttaaatgtccccttaatccactcgagtgttgctttagcagtatgcttagggtcattgtcctgctggaaggcgaacctccgtcccagtctcaaatctctggaagactgaaacaggtttccctcaagaatttccctgtatttagcaccatccatcattccttcaattctgaccagtttcccagtccctgctgatgaaaaacatccccacagcatgatgctggatggtgttctcggggtgatgagaggggttgggtttgtgccagacatggCGTTTCTCTTGATGGCCTAAAAAAataattttagtctcatctgaccagagtaccttcttccatatgtttggggagtctcccacatgcctttagACAAACACCATACGtatttgcttatttttttatCTTTAAGCAATGTCGtttgtctggccactcttccgtaaagcccatctCCGTGGAGCGTACGGCTTAAAGtgttcctatggacagatactccaatctccgctgtggagctttgcagctccttcagggttatctttggtctctttgttgcctctctgattaatgccctccttgcctggtctgtgagttgttttggtgggcggccctctcttggcaggtttcttgtggtgccatattctttccagtTTTTAAGAATGGATGTAATGGTGCTTTGTGGGatattcaaagtttctgatatatttttataacccaaccctgatctgtacttctctataactttgt
Protein-coding sequences here:
- the fam161b gene encoding protein FAM161B; this translates as MLGSGGHTAARMQEQRNMADLQAFLEDGLSSELLLQHQLQEMKEAHTQQLQETERRQREGLEKRIQQNSMLSAGFDRKSSADRQLDEFFSSQARGPRKSSSMSELMSGRRSTSRKSPQLRQSGRFFTSSAAWASATTVSHRGPQHLQHQGPTETEQLQLSKEEKEEAECQRKFRAVPVPGHVFLPLYDEMTQVRQKERKEGHEQRRDFLLSMQKPFSFLERDEKKREKLMQMISTVAQSQKATNVRKPVPKAIKDHAVSEHLKEEELRRKVRIQLRAQETLRKSTAPIENQTHTENPETRTAQRTKKEVLAFLDQKPTFQPKTNSQVPDFDRLHKAFQRESLKRAERKNVTKCQPFHLRTSTLPSRPSRSSSEKEQEPIVSAVLKRSNSFGGLTSLSTDTLPTYITDAARKRCMAIRKYVEQKESKEQESAEWMRRHRKRSQAMKKTVAVRAKVMDPHSSLKEVYHEKLKQHREADQQRTREYKKELQDIKARVTVRPYLFEQVSQKNAKADAERIYRDKLREAGLNEQFVKTKGEEFGTAPVFILDNNDDVDDQSVESDMEKRDGNVDVGEEIEEVEEESVKTRVE